A window from Vigna angularis cultivar LongXiaoDou No.4 chromosome 7, ASM1680809v1, whole genome shotgun sequence encodes these proteins:
- the LOC108323732 gene encoding 6-phosphofructo-2-kinase/fructose-2,6-bisphosphatase-like produces MGDDGVPMINQPETVGEVHAPDQSKVYQSPGMVKSQSVGTICPPQKEGSLRGVSIDRGVGFPRLVKSSSSDAFTTNFNLDPVTKNSIPAAAGAVAAAAIADQMLGPKEHRHLAIVMVSLPARGKTYTAAKLTRYLRWLGHNTKHFNVGKYRRLKHGSSQSADFFRADNPEGVVARNEVAKMAFEDMISWMQEGGQVGIFDATNSSKQRRNMLMKLAEGRCKIIFLETICNDVDIIERNIRFKIQQSPDYAEVPDFEAGLRDFKERVAYYEKVYETVEEGSHIKMIDMASGHGGQIQVNNISGYLPGRIVFFLVNTHLTPRPILLTRHGESRFNVRGRIGGDSALSEAGELYKKKLAKFVEKRLKSERAACIWTSTLQRTILTAGPIVGFPKIQWRALDEINAGVCDGMTYEEIKKNMPAEYESRYKDKLRYRYPRGESYLDVIQRLEPVIIELERQRAPVVVISHQAVLRALYAYFTDRPLQEIPDIEIGGKTFSCFYGGCI; encoded by the exons ACCTGATCAGTCTAAGGTGTACCAAAGTCCTGGAATGGTTAAATCGCAGTCCGTGGGAACAATTTGTCCTCCACAGAAAGAAGGTAGTCTGAGGGGAGTTTCTATTGACAGGGGTGTAGGATTTCCCAGACTTGTAAAATCCTCTAGTTCTGATGCGTTcactacaaattttaatttggaCCCTGTTACTAAG AATTCAATTCCAGCGGCTGCTGGAGCTGTTGCAGCTGCTGCAATTGCTGATCAGATGCTAGGTCCCAAGGAGCATAGGCATTTGGCAATTGTCATG GTGAGTTTGCCAGCTCGAGGCAAGACTTACACTGCAGCTAAGCTTACAAGATATCTTCGATGGTTAGGTCATAATACAAAACACTTCAATGTTGGTAAG TATCGTCGCCTTAAGCACGGCTCTAGTCAG TCTGCTGATTTCTTTCGAGCTGACAATCCTGAAGGTGTGGTAGCACGTAATGAG GTAGCCAAGATGGCATTTGAAGATATGATATCTTGGATGCAAGAAGGGGGCCAG GTTGGGATATTTGATGCCACAAACAGTAGCAAGCAGCGAAGAAACATGCTCATGAAACTGGCTGAAGGTAGATGCAAG ATCATTTTTTTGGAAACAATATGCAATGATGTAGACATAATTGAGAGGAATATACGCTTTAAAATTCAGCAAAGCCCTGACTATGCCGAAGT ACCAGATTTTGAGGCTGGGTTGCGGGACTTCAAAGAACGTGTAGCCTATTATGAGAAG GTTTATGAGACAGTAGAAGAAGGATCTCACATAAAAATGATTGACATGGCCAGTGGACATGGAGGGCAAATACAA GTTAACAATATCAGTGGCTACCTACCTGGTCGGATAGTCTTTTTCTTG GTAAATACACATCTTACACCTCGCCCAATATTACTTACCCGGCATGGAGAAAGTCGGTTTAATGTGAGAGGCAGAATTGGAGGAGACTCTGCATTAAG TGAGGCTGGAGAACTTTATAAGAAGAAGCTTGCTAAATTTGTTGAAAAGCGTCTCAAATCAGAACGAGCTGCTTGT ATATGGACTAGTACACTGCAGCGAACAATTTTGACAGCAGGACCAATTGTTGGATTTCCCAAG ATACAATGGCGTGCACTTGATGAGATAAATGCTGGTGTGTGTGATGGCATGACATACGAAGAGATCAAGAAGAACATGCCAGCGGAGTACGA ATCACGCTATAAGGACAAGCTTAGGTATCGTTATCCTCGTGGAGAGTCTTACTTGGATGTTATTCAAAG GTTAGAACCTGTAATTATTGAGCTTGAGCGGCAACGGGCACCTGTTGTTGTGATATCTCACCAG GCAGTTCTGAGGGCATTATATGCTTATTTTACTGACAGGCCTTTGCAAGAAATTCCAGATATTGAG ATTGGGGGAAAGACGTTCTCTTGCTTCTACGGCGGCTGCATCTAG